One window of Novosphingobium sp. 9U genomic DNA carries:
- a CDS encoding MFS transporter: protein MTVFGVYRQHGRVLIASLVGTAVEFYDFYIYATAAALVFGPLFFPATSPSAQQLAAYASFGIAFVARPLGAALFGHFGDRIGRKSTLVASLLLMGGATVLIGVLPTYQSVGWYAPLLLCLLRFGQGLGLGGEWGGAALLAVENAPEGWRARFGMAPQLGAPVGFLAANGLFLILSTSMSEAQFLAWGWRLPFLLSSVLVGLGLWIRFRLADTPAAAAIEHDHPTTIPFFELFRTHWRQTLAGTFAVVACFAIYYLTTAFALGYGTTELAYDKREFLSVQLFAILFMALGIVVAGYAADKRSSRGVLMLGSGVAVLVGLVMGPMFGSGSLSLVALFLCLGLFTMGLVYGPLASLLPQLFPARVRYTGVSIAFNVGGILGGGFAPAVAQGLADRGGLAFVGLYISGAAVLTLVGLLAVPARTEREFRV, encoded by the coding sequence GTGACCGTTTTCGGGGTATACCGCCAGCACGGCCGCGTGCTGATCGCCAGTCTGGTCGGCACCGCGGTCGAGTTCTACGACTTCTACATATACGCAACAGCAGCGGCGCTGGTGTTCGGGCCGCTGTTCTTCCCGGCGACCTCGCCATCGGCGCAGCAGCTGGCGGCTTATGCCAGCTTCGGCATTGCCTTCGTCGCCCGTCCGCTGGGCGCGGCGCTGTTCGGGCATTTCGGCGATCGCATCGGTCGCAAGTCGACGCTGGTCGCCTCGCTCCTGCTGATGGGCGGCGCGACGGTGCTGATCGGCGTGCTGCCGACCTATCAGAGCGTGGGCTGGTACGCCCCGCTGCTGCTATGCCTGCTGCGCTTCGGACAGGGCCTGGGTCTCGGCGGCGAATGGGGCGGGGCCGCGCTTTTGGCTGTTGAGAATGCGCCCGAGGGCTGGCGTGCGCGCTTCGGCATGGCGCCGCAATTGGGCGCTCCAGTCGGCTTCCTGGCGGCGAACGGGCTGTTCCTGATCCTCAGCACCAGCATGAGCGAGGCGCAGTTCCTCGCCTGGGGTTGGCGCCTGCCGTTCCTGCTGAGCTCGGTGCTGGTCGGCCTGGGCTTGTGGATCCGCTTCCGCCTGGCCGATACGCCTGCGGCCGCCGCCATCGAACACGATCACCCGACCACCATCCCGTTCTTCGAGCTTTTCCGCACCCATTGGCGACAGACGCTGGCCGGCACTTTCGCGGTCGTGGCGTGCTTTGCGATCTACTACCTGACGACGGCCTTTGCGTTGGGCTACGGCACCACCGAGCTGGCCTACGACAAGCGCGAGTTCCTGAGCGTGCAGCTGTTCGCCATCCTGTTCATGGCGCTGGGCATCGTCGTGGCCGGATATGCCGCCGACAAGCGCAGCTCGCGCGGCGTGCTCATGCTGGGCAGCGGCGTGGCGGTGCTGGTCGGGCTAGTCATGGGGCCGATGTTTGGGAGCGGATCGCTCTCGCTCGTCGCGCTGTTCCTGTGCCTGGGCCTGTTCACCATGGGCCTGGTCTATGGCCCGCTCGCTTCGCTGCTGCCGCAGCTGTTCCCGGCGCGCGTGCGCTACACCGGAGTATCGATCGCCTTCAACGTCGGCGGCATCCTGGGTGGCGGCTTCGCACCGGCGGTAGCGCAAGGGCTTGCCGATCGGGGCGGCCTCGCATTCGTGGGGCTCTACATCTCGGGCGCGGCGGTGCTGACTTTGGTCGGACTCTTGGCGGTTCCGGCACGGACGGAGCGAGAGTTCAGGGTTTGA